A stretch of DNA from Nocardioides sp. Arc9.136:
GTGGAGCAGAGCACGCCGGACCTGGCCACCGCCTGGCGACAGGTCGTCGGCGACCTCCAGTCCCACCAGCGCGCGTGGCTCACCGCCAGCGAGCCGGTGACCCTGCACGAGAACACCGCCATCGTCGCGGTGCCCAACGACTTCACCCGAGGGCAGCTCGAGGGGCGGCTGCGCGGCCAGCTCGAGGACGCCCTCACCGTGGCGTTCGGGCGGGAGATCCGGATCGCGGTGACCGTGAACCCGGCGCTCGACCTCGACGCCCGGCCCGCTCCGGCCCCCGACCACCTCGGCGACCACCTTCCCGACCACCTCGGCGGCGACGCGCGGGGCGACAGCGCGGGCCTGGACGTCGCTTTGTCGACAAGTCGACTCGATGGCCTGGCGGCCGTGCCGGACCTGCCGCTCGGGGGCGAGGCAGACGCCGGGTCCGTGCCGTCGGGGCCGTCGGGTGCCGGTCGGCGCCACGAGGCGGACGGCGGCTACCTCGGCGACGCCTTCCCCGGCCACGGTGCTGTGGGCTCCGGTGACGCCGGCGGACGTCCCACGGCCCTCGAGACGCGGCTGAACCCGAAGTACACCTTCGAGACCTTCGTCATCGGCTCTTCGAACCGGTTCCCCCACGCCGCGGCGGTCGCCGTGGCCGAGGCACCGGGCAAGGCCTACAACCCGCTGCTGGTCTACGGCGACTCCGGGCTGGGGAAGACCCACCTGCTGCACGCGATCGGGCACTACGTCCGCAGCCTCTACACCGGCGCGAAGGTGCGCTACGTGTCGAGCGAGGAGTTCACCAACGAGTTCATCAACGCGATCCGCGACGACCGGCAGGACCGGTTCAAGCGGCGCTACCGCGACGTGGACGTCCTCCTCATCGACGACATCCAGTTCCTGGAGGGCAAGACCCAGACCCAGGAGGAGTTCTTCCACACGTTCAACACGCTGCACAACGCCAACAAGCAGATCGTGCTCACCTCCGACCGGGCCCCCAAGCGGCTCGAGGCGCTCGAGGACCGGTTGCGCAACCGGTTCGAGTGGGGGCTGATCACCGACGTGCAGCCGCCCGACCTCGAGACCCGGATCGCGATCCTGCGCAAGAAGGCCGCCATGGACCGGCTCACCGCGCCCCCGGACGTGCTCGAGTTCATCGCGTCCAAGATCCAGACCAACATCCGCGAGCTCGAGGGCGCGCTGATCCGGGTGACGGCGTTCGCGAACCTCAACCGGCAGGAGGTCGACATGACCCTCGCCGAGATCGTGCTCAAGGACCTGATCCCCGAGGGCGGCGAGCCGGAGATCACCGCCGGCCTGATCATCGCCCAGACCGCGGCCTACTTCGGGCTCTCCATCGACGAGCTCACCGGGCCCAGCCGGGGCCGCCACCTGGTGATGGCCCGCCAGATCGCGATGTACCTGTGCCGCGAGCTCACCGACCTCTCGCTGCCCAAGATCGGCGCGCAGTTCGGGAACCGCGACCACACGACGGTGATGTACGCCGACCGCAAGATCAACCAGCTGCTCGCCGAGCGCCGCGCGGTGTTCAACCAGGTCAGCGAGCTGACCAACCGCGTGAAGATGCAGGCCCGCCAGGGCTGAGGCCCGTCAGCCGGCGGTGGCGTCGAGCCCGTCGAGCAACGTGCCGAGGTCACGGCGCAGCCGTACGAGCTCCTCCACGGACAGGCCCATCCCCTCCAGGAGCCGCTCCGGCACGCCGGCCACCCGGTCGCGCAGCGCCCAGCCCTGCTCGGTGGGCTCGACGAGGACGCGTCGCTCGTCCGCGGGGTCGCGGCGCCGCGAGACGTGGCCCACCGCCTCGAGCCGCTTGAGCAGCGGCGTGAGCGTGCCCGAGTCCAGGCGCAAGCGCTGACCCAGACCGCCCACGGTGACCGGTCCGCCGGCCTCCCAGAGCGCCAGCAGCGCGAGGTACTGCGGGTAGGTCAGCCCGACGTCGGCGAGCAGCTCGCCGTAGCGCTGCGTGACCGCACGCGTGGCGGCGTACAGCGGGAAGCAGAGCTGCACGTCGAGGGCGAGCTGCGGATGGTCGACCACACCTCCGAGGATAGACCCTTGTGCGATTCCATTGCGCACAATACGTTGGTGCACATGAAGACTCTCTACACCGCCAGCGCCGCCGCGACCGGGGACGGCCGCAACGGCCACGTCCAGTCCACCGACGGCCTCATCGACACCGACGTCCGGACCCCCACCGAGATGGGCGGTCCGGGCGGGGCGACCAACCCCGAGCAGCTCTTCGCCGCGGGCTACGCGGCCTGCTTCCACTCGGCCCTCAAGCTGGTCGCGGGCAAGGCCGGCGCGGACACGACCGACTCCGAGGTCGTCGCGGACGTGTCGATCGGAGCGAACGACGCCGGCGGCTTCGGCCTGGCGGTCCAGCTGGAGGTGACCCTCCCGCAGGTGGACGCGGACCGGGCCCGGGAGCTGGTCGAGCAGGCCCACCAGGTCTGCCCCTACTCCAACGCCACCCGTGGGAACGTCGAGGTCACCCTGACGGTCGCCTGACAGAGCGCCTCGCGGCGCCGCCGGACCGAGTCTCCACAGGCCTCCTCCACAGGGTGGGAACGCCAGAACTTGTCGTTCCTCCTGTGGACCAGGCCGGGGTCGCACCCCGAACTACACGGGGAGGATCTGGGGACAGCCGGCACCTGCACCCCACCCCGACGGTCGGGCTCCACACCCGGGGCCCGGCCGTCGCGGCTGTCTCCACAGCCCCCTGTGAGCGGCGTTCGCTCCGCACGACCTGCGGAAACGTCGGTTGTCCACAGTTTCCACCGATGCTGTGACTCCCACCTACCTCCAGACATCCCGATCCTCCGTGCAACTCCACCGGGCCGATCACCTGGGGACGACCGAGCCGAACGGTCTCCTGGAGCCACCTCGCATCCACAGGCGACGGGCGGGGCAAACCACACCGAACCTCCCGCGCCCCGGGCGCACATGGCAGGATTCGGGATCCGTTGCCCGCCCCGATCTCGAAGGACCCCCATCGTGAAGTTCCGCGTCGACCGCGACGTGCTCGCGGATGCCGTCGCCTGGGCTGCCCGCAGCCTCCCGGTCCGGCCGAGCGTCCCCGTGCTCGCCGGTCTGCTCATCGACGCGACCGACGACGGCCTGGTCCTGTCCACGTTCGACTACGAGACGTCCGCCCGGGCCACCCTGAGCGCCGAGGTCAGCGACGAGGGCAAGGCGCTGGTCAGCGGCCGGCTGCTCGCCGACATCTGCCGCAGCCTCCCCAGCAAGCCGGTCGACATGACCCTCGACGGCGCCCGGGTCTCGCTGACCTGCGGCTCCGCCCGCTTCAGCCTCCAGACCATGCCGGTCGAGGACTACCCGTCCCTGCCCGAGATGCCCGCCGCCACCGGCACCGTGCAGAGCGACGAGTTCGCCCACGCCGTCGCCCAGGCGGTCACCGCCGCGGGGCGCGACGACATGCTCCCCGTGCTGACCGGCGTCCGGATCGAGATCGACGGCTCGACCATCTCGCTGCTCGCGACCGACCGGTTCCGGCTCTCCCAGCGCGAGCTGGGCTGGCACCCGCGCACCCCGGACGAGTCGGCCGCGGCGCTCGTGCCCGCGAAGGTGCTCGGCGACACCGCGAAGTCGCTGACCGCCGGCAGCGAGGTCACCATCGCGCTGGCCGCCAGCGGGAGCGG
This window harbors:
- the dnaA gene encoding chromosomal replication initiator protein DnaA; its protein translation is MEQSTPDLATAWRQVVGDLQSHQRAWLTASEPVTLHENTAIVAVPNDFTRGQLEGRLRGQLEDALTVAFGREIRIAVTVNPALDLDARPAPAPDHLGDHLPDHLGGDARGDSAGLDVALSTSRLDGLAAVPDLPLGGEADAGSVPSGPSGAGRRHEADGGYLGDAFPGHGAVGSGDAGGRPTALETRLNPKYTFETFVIGSSNRFPHAAAVAVAEAPGKAYNPLLVYGDSGLGKTHLLHAIGHYVRSLYTGAKVRYVSSEEFTNEFINAIRDDRQDRFKRRYRDVDVLLIDDIQFLEGKTQTQEEFFHTFNTLHNANKQIVLTSDRAPKRLEALEDRLRNRFEWGLITDVQPPDLETRIAILRKKAAMDRLTAPPDVLEFIASKIQTNIRELEGALIRVTAFANLNRQEVDMTLAEIVLKDLIPEGGEPEITAGLIIAQTAAYFGLSIDELTGPSRGRHLVMARQIAMYLCRELTDLSLPKIGAQFGNRDHTTVMYADRKINQLLAERRAVFNQVSELTNRVKMQARQG
- a CDS encoding MarR family winged helix-turn-helix transcriptional regulator, with translation MVDHPQLALDVQLCFPLYAATRAVTQRYGELLADVGLTYPQYLALLALWEAGGPVTVGGLGQRLRLDSGTLTPLLKRLEAVGHVSRRRDPADERRVLVEPTEQGWALRDRVAGVPERLLEGMGLSVEELVRLRRDLGTLLDGLDATAG
- a CDS encoding organic hydroperoxide resistance protein, with the protein product MVHMKTLYTASAAATGDGRNGHVQSTDGLIDTDVRTPTEMGGPGGATNPEQLFAAGYAACFHSALKLVAGKAGADTTDSEVVADVSIGANDAGGFGLAVQLEVTLPQVDADRARELVEQAHQVCPYSNATRGNVEVTLTVA
- the dnaN gene encoding DNA polymerase III subunit beta, which encodes MKFRVDRDVLADAVAWAARSLPVRPSVPVLAGLLIDATDDGLVLSTFDYETSARATLSAEVSDEGKALVSGRLLADICRSLPSKPVDMTLDGARVSLTCGSARFSLQTMPVEDYPSLPEMPAATGTVQSDEFAHAVAQAVTAAGRDDMLPVLTGVRIEIDGSTISLLATDRFRLSQRELGWHPRTPDESAAALVPAKVLGDTAKSLTAGSEVTIALAASGSGEGIIGFEGNAPGGVRRTTTRLLDGEFPKVRSLFPNEHLTVARVEKAALVESVKRVALVAERNTAVQLAFSDGVLTLDAGSGDEAQASESIEAQVDGDDITTGFNPQFLLDGLTAIDQPVVELAFTQASKPVVISGAAPDGDGSDAAAAAPADPGFRYLLMPRRLLS